The DNA region CTGGAGAAAACAGAAGTCAAAGAAAAGAGTTAGAAATGCAACAAAGATATATCTAGAACTATCCATCTCGGCGATGACAACGCTCTAAAATGGGCTAATTTATATAGTTAGATGGGataaaaataaattaaaaatATACAGTAACCAAATGGAAAAATATCAATAGGTTCGGccaaataaaaaattaaaacATATATACATTAATATATCACACATataagttttgcatcgacaagTGAAAATAATTAAATATAATATTTTTTACCGAAGTCAGCAGGAAGGTCATAATCTATTTTTTAATATAACCACTTATTTAATCCATGATCATTTTTAATTCACTCCCACAATAAGTCAACTGGATAGGTGCTCTAAAAACTTGACTAAATATCCTTTCACTAAATAATAATTAAAATATTGCAAGGCACAGATCGAAGTCCAACCTGTAAGTTACAACATGTTGGCTTCGACAACATCACCAACACATACATATAAATATATTTAAACATATATTCAAGTTGACCCCACGTTACAATTAATCATCAAACTTTGCTAAAATATGCATCCATATTGAAGGTGATCCATTATTAAATTCAATTCTTAAATTTAGATTTTGCATGTTAAAGTATTAAAATTATGCAAATGTGATATAGAATAAAGGAATTTAAAATTCGATGGTTGATATGAACTCCTGTACGTAGAAAGCTGTAGATACTATTCAACGAGAGATAAATAAAATATCAAATACATCTCTTCTGTTCAGAAAAAACTAAAAAAATCAAACATAAAAAACTAGCTACCCGAGCTACTAGCGCGGGCCACCTTGCTAGTTATAATTTATTTACAGGCGTCGATACTTGGCTGCTTGATCAGCAATTTAATCTAGAGGTGACGAACATGGTGACGGGGTTATATGcgtatatttatatatatatgccaAACGACGAGTCCATGATTGAACTAACAACCTGTTTGATGAGTCGTTGCAGTATTGCCCAGGCTGTGGCCAATTGCTACAAGTCTACGGGTTTCGTGCGATCGGATGCATGGTGCCTCTCACTTTTTATTGATCTATATAACACATGATGAAAGCTCCGTTGCTTTTGCGTTGTGGGGAAAAAGAAACTACTGGCAAATTGCAGGTTCTTATTAGCAGCTGAATTGATCTAACTGTTGCAACAAACTACCGTGTCAGTGCTTCTAATTTACCTGCGCGCTTCGTTGATCGTTTACCAGTCATCCTTAATTGATCTCAGCAAAGTAGAACAGGCAAGCATCTAGCTTGCGTAGTAGAATTCACATCGCGTCGCGCGTGCACTAATTAGGTCCAAAGTGTATGTGCAATCGAACAGCTATGCCACCGTTGCTTGGCCTTTACTACGAGGATCCTCGAatttaaataaataaagaaaatATCTCTAGGAGCCGGCATGGTCGACCCGGCCAGCTGGCCTAAACGAAGAGATGGAGACAGAATTTCGGGGCCCACCAACCGCCGAACTACTCGCCGTTCCTCCTCGCGTACGACGGCAGGCGGAGTCCACCGCAGACTTTGGCCAAccgaaaaaaaaaaagagaacacGTTACACGGCAAGGAACTGATCAGATCAAACGCATCGCGCACTCGATTGCTACAGAAGCTTGGCCCATGTGCAGCGCAGAGGAGACTTTCCAGTCGGCTTCACCGCGCGCGGGTCAGTCAACGGGACCACCCCGCTGGCTACGGCGGCGGAAGGGCGGGCGGGCTACCTCGCCACGCGGATTGGATCAGGCCGACCCGGCACCCGCACCCCACTTGGCCCATTTGCACTTTGGCCCGGTCCGGCCCCTCTCGTTATATAAGAGCACCCCGGCAACGAACGCCACCAAGCGCGACTTGACTCCGAGCAAACACACGGCAGCTGCTCTAGTGCTCTGTACTTTCCGCTCGCTCTCCACCCTCCACCCGGCGGCCGCCGATCGAGACTATGTATCCGGCCAAGCCCAGCGATCCGGCGCCGGAGCCGGTGACCGGCTTCCCCGTCGGCGGCGTCCCCGGCGCTCCGGCGGCGAGCCAGTGGTCCTCGGGTCTCTTCGACTGCTTCGACGACTGCGGCCTCTGCTGCCTGACGTGCTGGTGCCCGTGCATCACGTTCGGTCGCGTCGCCGAGGTCGTGGACCGCGGCGCGACGTCGTGCGGGGCGAGCGGGGCGCTGTACGCGCTGCTGGCCTACCTCACGGGGTGCCAGTGGATCTACTCCTGCACCTACCGCGCCAAGCTGCGCGCCCAGTTCGGCCTCCCCGAGAACCCCTGCTGCGACTGCTGCGTCCACTTCTGCTGCGAGCCCTGCGCGCTCTGCCAGCAGTACAAGGAGCTCAAGGCACGCGGATTCGACCCAGACCTCGGGTGGGAACTCAACGCCCAGAGAGCCaacgccggcggcgccgccatGTACCCGCCCGCCGCACAAGGCATGGGCCGCTGAACTCATTCATCGATCTTGATCTCATCTCATCCGTGCTGAGGATCATCAGTCGACGAGTTTATTTGCTTCCAATTCGTGCATGGTGAATTGTTATGTACTGCTGTGTGTTATTTGTGTGTGCGTTTGATTTCTTTGTTCCATGCTTTGGAATAAAAAGAATGTCAATTAAGTGGTTCCCAATTCAAACGTAGTGTTGCTCAAGTGCTAATCTCCCTGTCATCGGAAGGAAGTAAAAAAGAAATGCTAATAACAGTTTAACTTCAGCTCCCAATCCTTAACTGAGACGACGCAACATTCAGCGGGTCGTTGCTGATTTGTAAACTCGCTGGAGATTTCTTCATTTCTTGCCCAGCCAAAGCAACGTCTGCTGCGTTCAGCTCTGCTGGTGCCAACTTGGATGATCGTCAATGGGAGATAGGACAATAAGACAACACAGGGGGCATAGAGATACCAGTAGTATTAAAGAATTAATCATCTATCTAGCCATGCTCTGTTAACAAGTCAAATGTGTTAGTAATAAAATGCGCCCACAATCTTCGATGATATCGCTACTGATTAGTCCAACGCGACTTTCGCAGATATATGGTATTCCTAATCTTCCATATCTTAATGTTCAGGTAAGTACATTTCAGACGGAAAAGAATGGTAATAGTGTTTGGTGCCAGCTATCGTTATATTTTGATGATACCATTTTGGACTAGTCATACACGCACTTCATTAATAATCTTCCATATCCATTTTCGCATTAGTCACGCATGACTTTGAAAGGTCTCGTGCTCCTAATTCTCCATAAGTAAATGTTCAGGTAAGTGCATTTTTCAGACAAAAAATGTTTAGTGCAGGCTGTCATCTAGCTTCTGATGATATCACTTTGCACTAGTCTTCGTACAAGACTTTTGcgtcgagttcctaatctcacATTGTTTTGTTTTTGTCGTCACTGCCATGATGTTGCTGCTCCATCACCCAGCTTGGATGATGTTGCCCCCACCAGACTCTTTCATTCAACATCACCGCAACACACAGCAAACTGAACCTAAGCAAGGTTTTCTTTTTGCGCCTGGCATTGAGTGTTCCTTCATGTTCATGGGTTACAACATAAAAATTTGCGTTCAGTTGTGTTCAGT from Panicum hallii strain FIL2 chromosome 9, PHallii_v3.1, whole genome shotgun sequence includes:
- the LOC112875991 gene encoding cell number regulator 10-like is translated as MYPAKPSDPAPEPVTGFPVGGVPGAPAASQWSSGLFDCFDDCGLCCLTCWCPCITFGRVAEVVDRGATSCGASGALYALLAYLTGCQWIYSCTYRAKLRAQFGLPENPCCDCCVHFCCEPCALCQQYKELKARGFDPDLGWELNAQRANAGGAAMYPPAAQGMGR